aactaaaatttctaaaaaggaGCTGTCAGtcacatttttaagaaaatgaaaaagcaaaaaaaagttggtaaaaataaaaaaaaaactaacaaaagtaaaaaaaaataaaagtgaaaaaaataaaaatcaatcaaaaaaatgatataaactttaaatgcgtTGAGCACTCTTTTATATATAAGTGAAAGGACTGAAATCTTGCACACATAATTTTCACAGTATGTGTAACAAATTAAGAGGGTGGCGTTtagtgtattaaaaaaaaattctcatacAGTTGTGGACCACActaataaaattttcgaaaaatcttcataagtttttgtatttcacattaattacataaatcttaaaaaaacgctAACCGATTTATGCTTAAGCGCTTTTCAtcagaaaaagtcaaaaaggtTTGAAagcaacttttgtttttgttacgaATCCGCCGTTCTAACTAAACTATCGCATAAAGcgtttgaaacaaatattttgaaacaaaaaaatactaaaataattttgaaaacgggtatttttgaaatttgagttaaaaataaacacttagAATTAACTCTAAagcgtatttttcaaaatcatggaagcattaaattcaagctTTCACAAAACTTCATATGgagtcaaatgaagactcaAAGCATAACTCATAAGAATTTCCGGAAACAAAGTTAGGTTGTAATGATTTAAACTGTGtctttgtattttgaaaatcagtgttcaatttattgttaagaccTATGTTGTGTTTAACCTTAGCCTTAAAATCAAAGTCGTGgctctttttaacttttttaaagaagaatattttaaaaacttgatgtgatagaaaaatattcGAATTCAGGGCCAATTTTGTCATGGCCAATGACCAAAGTGGCAATCATATCGTATAGCATAGTTAAGGTTTATATATCCTTTTGCAATGTAGAGCTCTGCTGTTGTCATTGTCTGCAGGATAAATGAAACGATTTTCATTGTTTCtattgttttgacattttattatgttttcgtGGGTggtattgaaaaataacaagtttgCAGCGATTTCGTTTGGGAATGTTGAATGTGTGGTTTTAAGGATCTGTAGCTGATGTTTACACAAATATAcagatttatatatatatatatgtatattttcaaacaataaaaggatttaaatttgaaaatatactcgtatttaCGTGGGAGCTATGTATATGAAAACAGTATTGTCCtttgaagttttcaaaatgacgaaagaaaaaaaacttcaactagtttaaaattgaactaaactaaaaatatatttatttatttgtattttacttccttgcCATTCTAACATCAAAGACAGGCCTGTCAGGGTCTATTATTTGATATGACAACTTCGAGAGGATGTCATTGGACCTCTTTAAAATTCTCAATTTATCAATGGAGGAAgaaacatcaaacaaaattccattgtttttgtattcggCTTGGAGAATCGTCGTGCTGAGATCGAAGAGCTTAAGTTTCTCAACTATAAGATGTCGAACATCTTCAACGGGATTCGTCCGAGAGGGTAGATTTCCGGTAAGCAGGAGTCTTGTGCCAATGTCCATGTTCTTTATCAGTTCCACTACCGTTTCCGTGAGACTGTTTAGTTTCTCTTCCAAGGGAGTGATGATGTCCTCCAGGGCGCGCATTTTAGCCACTGTGGCGTTCATCTTGGTCCACACATCCTTGAGGGCTTCTTCGTTGCACTCGCATTGCTTATCTGATGCAATCGTTGGAGCAGGAATATCAGCATAATTTGAGACAATTGGACGAGCATGAATAATTGGTAGGACTGTAGTTGTTCGACTTTGGAATGCACTAACGATTGGAGCGCGTGTAGTCTGCCATTGACTGAAGCTGCTTCCTCCTGAATACGACGACGAGTGTTGGGTGGAAGTATTGGAAACAAgttctgcaaaaaaaaagagaaatacaaaattaaataggGATAATAtatcggtttttttataaattgatttcttaacatgtgcttaaatttttgaaaacatctaTCTTtcgatattattttaaacttactcCACTATTGTTTGTTTCTATAACTATCAAAGTATAATTTGCCTGAAGTCAATTCAATTGTTCGTTACTAAAATATTCCtttcaaacacacaaaaaatttaaaattttgtagaattttcttaaagtccatttttgtattgaatgttTCTCTAGAACCTTAAAAGGATGGccttaaagaaatttaatattaaacatattttaaaataagtcgtGAATTTCTACtactcaaatttttaaacgtGTTTACCTTAATACTGAATTTTCTTAGTTTGCTACACTCAGAAAATTCCATTCCACAATTATCCGACAATTTTAGGCTTGGTTTTTGTTTCACTCTAGAAGTGTACCAGTGTGCCAGTTGgccaaaaacaaatacacaaaTACTTCtataaagaaaactcatgggCTCATCGAAAGGCACTGCACAGTCATCGATTTTAGATAAATCACTTCGAACAATAATTGTTATCAGCCACTGATACGTATGTTTAATAAAACCCCACTTTTCTAATCTCGACTTATATTGttgtatttctgaaaaaaaaaatccccaaaatgtaggacttttttttgtaaaaaaatttaaattgtagttttttttatatttaaatatacattaaatattttacttaatacTAACTACAATTTGgttaattgaataaattatgcaaaaaggcattattttagtttttttaaaagcaattttttaccAGTGTTTGACTTCCTACAGGAATTTATTGGAATCGGTCCAATCTGTCAAACTGACTATTTTGCCATTTCTTGAAGTCTCTAGATCGCTAGAGTCTGTACGATTGGGATGCCTTTTTTTCACTTGCCATATTTCAAGAATTGGTGGCGATATCggctgtttaattttttgatttcgtgcagaacttgtaaccagcatatcttccaataaagagtaAAAAGACTTTGTGAGGAATAGAGtaacgcaccttctacagaaggtgagtggtctcgaaaccgctttgtttgcaacattttggaaagatatcttggagcgattcaacgctacaaacaagatgtagCAAGACCTGAAAAcaattcttgaatcggcaatccGTGCACTAGAaccattgaaatcattcgtggaatccaaacaaaatgatttttataaatacgaggaagcagccaaaaaatatcccgtactgatgaatatgtacaataaCGCACACGCACCAGAGCTAGAAATatgaggttgaatccgctcgattacgggaaagcacaagacgcaaatttTTCcaccaaggaaaaatacaaagtatccgccttcatctcTGTGATTAAACacctatccgtttctcttactgaaagattgcatgcctatgaagctgtacgttagAGATTTGGATTCCAGAATCACAtggagaagatggatgctgaaaactTGAACGctgcattggtgaaagtgtacccggatgatttagagctcTTGGtgatgagttggttcaatttgtgacTTTGATTTACTCatataaaaaggaaaaggactatggaataGATCAGTCgacggaactattttactaccaaattcgcgaaaataaacatttcagagctacattcccaaacctcgaaattgcattgagaacgtatttggttttgatggtaacaaactGCACTGGAGaacgctcattttcaaaaatgaaaattataaaaaatatacttttaaagCGATTTACTTCGAGAACTGGATTTTAACGAAATCGTCAACGATTTTCGGTGAAAAAAAGCCCGAAAGGCTCTGTTCGTTagccctaaaatttaatttcagataatccTTTTTTccatattatatttattcatatgtgtttgttcaatactaaaggaatctacttggtttcacaataaattatttgttgaaaaattcgagttaaaaaaaaatgttttactttattttgaaaataatttggagcGAGAGGGCCACTTCTCCTTTATTGTCCCGAGGCCTATGGAGCTCTAAATCCTGCCCTGCGTATTTACgtacaaatttatataattttgtacatattcattttttaaatttatttgcaaaatattcttagagctttaaatttgattttcgtaaaaaatggtGACCCATTTTAGACGGACAAAAGCTATCGGGGGACCTACTATTTTCCACTTCTTTACCATAGTTAtgttatgtttaattaaaatctcaatACTtgtcatatagttcctatacTATGTCACTTGTAATACTTTTACTTTAACTACAGTGGCCGACAAAAGTCCACGTACGACCACTTTTCTTTTTGccattatataaaaacaaaagctttaaatataaaaataatgatacagtttgtttttaaatctatttttattatacctacacaaaaaaaaacttggattttgttctttaaaatattttaactaaaaacaattaaaaaacactgACAAAAATTTACATACGACCGAGAgcactgtttttgttgttgactaCTAAACGATAAGTaccgttatttatttatttttttggtttcttaTATTACCAAAGCATTGTACAAAGTAGTATACAGTCGAAGTTTAAAcagtttcaacaaatttttaatttcaataatggcTTCTCGCAAAGAAATTTCAATCAACGTCCGAAATTTGGTTATAAAACATAGAAACGAAGGAAAATCTTTTGGTGATGAACAAAAGCTATCAAATGTAAGTAAGTCTACAGTTCGAACCCTATTAAGTAACTTTAATAATACTGGCACAGTTGTAAACAAGACGCGTAGTGGACGCCCTATTCACGCACTATTCAAagaacaaagaataaaaacggTTCCCACAGCAGAACTCCTAggaaaaaaccctttataagcgttaaaaatcgaaaacttcGTTTGGAATTCGCCCAAAAGCATATTGAAAAAGACATTTACTTCTGATGgaaaagaaaaagcaaacaaaacacaGCCATGGATCCGAAGAACTTAGTCTCTACTGTTAAGCATGGTGGAGGCAACGTCATAGTTTGGGGTGCTGTCGCTGCGTCTGGAGTAGGAAAATTAGTGTTTATTGAGGGTAACATGGATCGCTTTCAGTACAAAtccattttaaaactaaatttgaaacCATCAGTTGATGCTTTAAGTCTTGGGCACAGTTGCATCATTCAACAAGATAACGATCCTAAGCACACGGCTCAGATTGTGAAAGATTGACTATGCTCCTCGACAACTTTACACACCGCATCAAAGCCCGGACTTGAATGTTATTGAGCACGTGTGGGAGATTCTACAGCTAAATGGAAGAATGGCAAACTATTACATTTACTGAgctcaaaaatttagtttcttcGATGCCCAGACGACTACTGGCAGTTATAGATGCCCGTGGTGgcccaacaaaatattgattttcttaaaaatttaagacttaaataccatttttgtcggaagaaagcatgcccgatgaatggaacctcagaaTTGTTTGCCTGaccctgaaaaaaggagaccctctaaactgcaccaactaaagaggaatcagtctacttaaaatcgcctataaaatcttctctgccgtaataatatgtgaacgtctaaagcccatcgtcaacaacttgataggtccttatcttatcagtgtggttttagaccaggaaagtccacagttgatcaaatattcacattacggcagatcctggaaaaaacccaagaacatcaaatcgacacccaccatcttttcatctatttcaaagCCGCATTTGACAggatctacagggacgagctgtatagagccatgtctagttttggcatccctgccaaactcgtccgtttgtgcaggatgaccatggagaattcacgctgctccataaaggttggaaacaacttaacagagcctttcgatgtcaaaaaaggttttagacaaggtgatgctctgtcatgtgatttttttaacatcgtgcttgaaggaatagtgcagagctcacacgtcaacactagaggcactatctttcaaaagtctatccaattactggcatatgctgatgacattgacataatcgaaagaactcagcgtgatgtcaatggggcttatgtgagtattgaggcagaggcggcaaaaatgggtttaacggttaatgagggcaaaacaaagtacatgctgttgtctagaaaagacatacaacaccgacgtcttggtcaaaacgtcacaatcgacagacgtaactttgaggtagtcaaggacttcgtctacataggctccactgtaaacgcagaaaacaacaccagcgctgagatcaaacgcagaataactcttgctaaccgctacCGCAACGACTTAGATAGCTGggttacgtagagcgcatggaaaccaatgctccagcccggaaagtcttcgaatccacacccacaggacagcgcagtagaggaagaccgcggatcaggtggcgcgaacaagtggaaggtgacctcaaccaacttggagcgcgaaactggagacatctagctagggaccgagctagatggagaagtttgttgggtgaggccctagttcacacagaactgtagcgccgccttaagtaagtaagtaagtatatcaTTTTTGTGTTGGTTTACATATCGTACATAGACGTTTGTtgatcattttttgtattttttgtaaataaaatttgaagtttataatGAATTCACTTGTTTTTTGtgtaatgttattaaaaaaaaaacgttttacaCAAAACTTTATCGTTTCATTTGCTTACATTGGTTTCCAACTTCCCATGATGGGGAATAtatttagtttaataaaaataatgagcATCTACATatacaaatgtacatatatatgaataaatcttcaaaaaagtaaaattctttcattaatttaaaatttaaatcagtaCTTGATTTAATCATGATTGAAGCTTCAAAATTTCACTCATCAAATTTGTAAGTGGCTTCGCTTTAGTcacgaaaaataataataatcaataatttattgaaattaattagaTTTAAATTCAGTGTacctatatttttcttttttaaaaaaaaataaattttaaaccagATAAAAACGTGTTTCTGCAATggaatctttattttaaattccataaaaaaaagaagtcagtATACcatgtgttgtttattttagtACACTTAACTAATTCGACAATATAATAACACCATTAACTTCTACTTTTGCATAATTATGGTGCCAAATATTGAAGGTTTCCTTAAATGCGCACTATTTTAACTCATACGTTAATAAAAACTCTGAAAATGtttcattcattaaaataaCATACTCGTACAGCTTAtcaatcaaaaaatgaaaacacttaaagccattttaaatatcaataacCATTACTACATTATATTTGCGAACAAATATCTGAAACTAGAAATTCTTCTCTTG
This window of the Eupeodes corollae chromosome 3, idEupCoro1.1, whole genome shotgun sequence genome carries:
- the LOC129951804 gene encoding uncharacterized protein LOC129951804 isoform X2; translation: MKLILVILVVTFLFSLTSSAKNQNRLRFRYGNTNVNFQLNIEVLNPRGLRVSIPHKDGLEMFSFHGSVVHQFSDLREDRDGLKFAHDVTGSVNGLWVYENKDIELKIGDSLNYWVFLQYKGAGQRFNDLTYTVKKLVSNTSTQHSSSYSGGSSFSQWQTTRAPIVSAFQSRTTTVLPIIHARPIVSNYADIPAPTIASDKQCECNEEALKDVWTKMNATVAKMRALEDIITPLEEKLNSLTETVVELIKNMDIGTRLLLTGNLPSRTNPVEDVRHLIVEKLKLFDLSTTILQAEYKNNGILFDVSSSIDKLRILKRSNDILSKLSYQIIDPDRPVFDVRMARK
- the LOC129951804 gene encoding uncharacterized protein LOC129951804 isoform X1; the encoded protein is MNFSLVVSVFAFLLSLATAESDLTSNKTTIVEFHNRNQLKKLNITFEAFTPRGLRVIVPSIQGIDLFSFQAKINLPIFKREDGTLVWEVINPLEDNLVKEFPNEQLLIGDIINFWIRIQSNGVSLQSESFSHIIKELVSNTSTQHSSSYSGGSSFSQWQTTRAPIVSAFQSRTTTVLPIIHARPIVSNYADIPAPTIASDKQCECNEEALKDVWTKMNATVAKMRALEDIITPLEEKLNSLTETVVELIKNMDIGTRLLLTGNLPSRTNPVEDVRHLIVEKLKLFDLSTTILQAEYKNNGILFDVSSSIDKLRILKRSNDILSKLSYQIIDPDRPVFDVRMARK